From the genome of Lepidochelys kempii isolate rLepKem1 chromosome 17, rLepKem1.hap2, whole genome shotgun sequence, one region includes:
- the ABHD15 gene encoding protein ABHD15 yields MLALGSLAAWALALALLCLLARELWGPGREPTGAGEEEDGDDVIREEGPGAGHCRLICKPSALAQSLLRSLQRGAALQSGRWLWRTWPQLQTMFQLLFPAAHQPELARELLQLADGGLVALDWVLGPRGAGKRSRATTAFGIAPVLLVLPNASGKVTRGVLHLCLLALEQGYKPVIFNRRGHNGSPLASLKLQAFGDPGDLKEAVTYIHVRQPGSSLCAVSEGSGSGLLLSYLGECGSSSYLAAAACISPVFRCQEWLETGCPWLYEWSLLLHQKRGLSRYATALAEAVEMGRLFRSRSLREFEETLFCQTKKHPVTWDAYWDRNEPLRDADEAAVPVLCICSADDPVRGPPASTLPMELFHSSPYFFLLLTPHGGHCGFLKEGPCSWSHGMTLEYFMAVAEFFRAEERLKGLHRCRRSVLQKREASSAACHLQEIFSWQRSYTR; encoded by the exons ATGCTGGCACTAGGGAGCCTTGCGGCCTGGGCCTTGGCTTTAGCCCTTCTCTGCCTCCTAGCCAGGGAGCTCTGGGGGCCAGGCCGGGAGCCGACGGGTGCAGGCGAGGAAGAAGATGGGGACGATGTCATTAGGGAGGAGGGGCCCGGggcagggcactgcaggctcatcTGCAAACCCTCGGCCCTGGCCCAGAGCCTGCTGAGGAGCCTACAGCGGGGCGCTGCCCTGCAGAGCGGGCGCTGGCTGTGGAGGACTTGGCCTCAGCTCCAGACCATGTTCCAGCTCCTCTTCCCCGCTGCCCACCAGCCGGAGCTGGCCCGGGAGCTCCTGCAGCTGGCCGATGGGGGCCTGGTAGCCCTGGACTGGGTCCTGGGGCCCCGTGGTGCCGGCAAGCGAAGTAGAGCGACCACTGCCTTTGGCATCGCCCCGGTGCTGCTTGTCCTCCCCAATGCCTCCGGCAAGGTCACCAGGGGCGTCCTGCACCTCTGCCTGCTGGCCCTGGAGCAGGGCTACAAGCCCGTCATCTTCAACCGCAGGGGGCACAACGGCAGCCCGCTTGCCAGCCTGAAGCTGCAGGCCTTCGGGGACCCAGGCGACCTCAAGGAGGCAGTGACATACATCCATGTGCGGCAGCCGGGTTCCTCGCTCTGTGCCGTGAGTGAGGGCTCGGGCTCCGGCCTGCTCCTCTCCTACCTGGGGGAGTGCGGCTCCTCCAGCTACCTGGCTGCAGCAGCTTGCATCTCGCCTGTGTTCAGGTGCCAGGAGTGGTTGGAGACCGGGTGCCCCTGGCTGTATGAGTGGAGTCTGCTGCTGCACCAGAAACGAGGCCTCAGCAG GTATGCCACCGCGCTGGCAGAGGCGGTGGAGATGGGCAGGCTGTTCAGGAGCCGCTCACTCCGGGAATTCGAGGAAACCCTCTTCTGCCAGACCAAGAAGCACCCCGTCACCTGGGATGCTTATTGGGATCGCAACGAGCCCCTCCGGGATGCGGATGAGGCAGCCGTCCCAGTGCTGTGCATCTGCAGCGCTGACGACCCCGTCCGGGGACCTCCGGCCAGCACTCTCCCCATGGAGCTCTTCCACAGCAGCCCCTATTTCTTCCTGCTGCTGACGCCGCATGGCGGGCACTGCGGCTTCCTGAAGGAGGGACCCTGCTCCTGGAGCCACGGGATGACGCTGGAGTACTTCATGGCCGTCGCGGAGTTCTTCCGGGcggaggagaggctgaaggggcTGCACCGGTGCAGGAGGAGTGTCCTGCAGAAGAGAGAGGCTTCCTCCGCTGCCTGCCACCTCCAGGAGATCTTCAGCTGGCAGAGGTCCTACACCAGGTAG